The following are encoded in a window of Acidobacteriota bacterium genomic DNA:
- a CDS encoding TonB-dependent receptor: MLHRCRRATCSPEWLHLCVAGRARAAASTVDLALLMRTMTPTVLHEFRYAAPRHGVRGVTAAMLLAALVGPGVPEVAAQAGTTTGVIRGAVHDPAGDPVPGTVIVIQNRDTDLLTTVETGSSGTFVRALLSPGTYDLTVVPATAGFGTERIEGAVLRVGGMLDLSVELRVVATETVTVVSEAPRVIDTTDVTRSQRIQEDVVDALPSDGRNFVNLALLTPGASISQGPDGDELNISGQRGIFNNFIVDGADFNNPFFGEQRGGQRPAFTFNQDAIEDLVVVNQGATAEFGRSAGGFVNVITKSGTNDLSGSAHYFGQWDEMAAPFPAARGGGKPDFGRNQAGATLGGPLVRDRAFFFLAYDQQVSNETKQAVRHVVNPANLERLASFLQARWPGLFDKEFGPIRRTDDARSLLAKLDFNLDGRHQASFKYNYTWAEQVNGTFDVDAWGASMNGIEGDESHAFNGSLRSLLTNALSNELRIQWAREDRPRWYEGPLLPGARTAGPPQFERLGGRPFPDIAMDFADGFRIGLPFFLPIDPAFDTRLQVVDNVSFATGDHLFKAGLEYNRTGVEQQFIGFANGRYVFDSVDGFMGFITQGNRFVTCSDGSSSALGVCPPGAGVAGPVLLYLQSATVPGVPAEQLGLQAFQVHELGAFLQDTWHPHDRVTLDLGLRWEGTWHPTMFVEPEDTFFAPYLDDPRFPSDGRIPDDLDNFQPRVGLAWDVAGDGRTVVRANGGSYVARIPMLVFAQHRSTNGAFQQTLFRSSAAAAALGPVPAIDELIDASAAPPFLPDIQVADRDLELPRTWSFSTGLDRDLGRGVAASAAFVHARTDDLFRFVNRNDPVFGAPFGIGTHPSGGGINALTVAESSARSRYHGLTLGLRGRGAVRNRPLTFETHYTLAFDRSDDDNERDPFVLRYANAGNLVPEYGWSDRDRRHQVSGYLLATLPGELQLNNVVRYLSASPVSEQCANRGLRAAQPSDRICADGTILTRNTLRRDNSFFTWDIRFSRRFTLRNGTVIEPILEVFNLTNADNTVDTAVGSLLFNFDGTLRSGLGDTRRGQVGLSVRF, from the coding sequence ATGCTTCATCGATGCAGGAGGGCTACGTGTAGTCCCGAATGGCTACACTTGTGCGTGGCCGGCCGCGCGCGCGCCGCCGCGTCCACCGTCGACCTTGCACTACTGATGCGAACCATGACACCAACTGTACTTCACGAGTTCCGGTATGCCGCGCCGCGCCACGGCGTGCGGGGCGTGACCGCCGCCATGCTCCTGGCCGCACTGGTCGGCCCGGGCGTGCCGGAGGTCGCGGCGCAGGCCGGGACCACTACCGGCGTCATCCGCGGCGCCGTCCACGACCCGGCCGGCGACCCGGTGCCGGGAACGGTGATCGTCATCCAGAACCGCGACACCGACCTGTTGACGACGGTCGAGACGGGTTCGTCCGGCACATTCGTCCGTGCCCTGCTGTCGCCCGGCACCTACGACCTGACGGTGGTGCCGGCGACCGCCGGGTTCGGCACCGAGCGCATCGAGGGCGCGGTCCTGCGGGTCGGGGGGATGCTCGACCTGTCCGTGGAGCTGCGGGTCGTGGCGACCGAGACGGTGACCGTCGTCAGCGAGGCGCCGCGCGTGATCGACACCACGGACGTCACGCGCTCGCAACGCATCCAGGAGGACGTAGTGGACGCGCTGCCGAGTGACGGCCGCAACTTCGTGAACCTGGCCCTGCTCACCCCGGGTGCGTCGATATCGCAGGGGCCCGACGGCGACGAGCTGAACATCAGCGGCCAGCGCGGCATCTTCAACAACTTCATCGTCGATGGGGCGGATTTCAACAATCCCTTCTTCGGCGAGCAGCGGGGCGGACAGCGGCCCGCCTTCACCTTCAACCAGGACGCCATCGAGGACCTGGTCGTGGTGAACCAGGGCGCCACCGCCGAGTTCGGTCGCTCGGCCGGCGGTTTCGTCAACGTGATCACCAAGTCGGGAACGAACGACCTGAGCGGCTCGGCGCACTACTTCGGACAGTGGGACGAGATGGCGGCGCCGTTTCCGGCGGCGCGGGGCGGTGGGAAGCCCGACTTCGGCCGGAACCAGGCCGGCGCCACGCTGGGAGGCCCCCTCGTGCGCGACCGGGCCTTCTTTTTCCTCGCCTACGACCAGCAGGTATCGAACGAGACCAAGCAGGCCGTCCGGCACGTCGTGAACCCGGCGAACCTGGAGCGGCTCGCCAGCTTCCTGCAGGCGCGCTGGCCCGGGCTGTTCGACAAGGAGTTCGGGCCGATCCGGCGCACCGACGACGCGCGGTCGCTGCTCGCCAAGCTGGATTTCAACCTCGACGGCCGGCACCAGGCCTCGTTCAAGTACAACTACACGTGGGCGGAGCAGGTGAACGGCACCTTCGACGTCGACGCCTGGGGGGCGTCGATGAACGGGATCGAGGGGGACGAGTCGCACGCCTTCAACGGCAGCCTGCGCTCCCTGCTCACCAACGCGCTCTCCAACGAGTTGCGCATCCAGTGGGCGCGCGAGGACCGGCCCCGCTGGTACGAGGGGCCGCTGTTGCCCGGCGCGCGCACCGCCGGCCCGCCGCAGTTCGAGCGGCTGGGCGGCCGTCCGTTCCCCGACATCGCCATGGATTTCGCCGACGGGTTCCGGATCGGGCTGCCGTTCTTCCTCCCGATCGATCCGGCGTTCGACACCCGGCTGCAGGTGGTCGACAACGTGTCTTTCGCCACCGGCGACCACCTGTTCAAGGCGGGGCTGGAGTACAACCGGACCGGTGTCGAGCAGCAGTTCATCGGTTTCGCGAACGGACGCTACGTCTTCGACTCGGTCGACGGTTTCATGGGCTTCATCACGCAGGGCAACCGCTTCGTCACCTGCTCCGATGGATCGTCCAGCGCGCTGGGCGTCTGCCCGCCGGGCGCCGGCGTCGCCGGGCCGGTGCTTCTCTACCTGCAGTCGGCGACCGTCCCCGGCGTGCCGGCCGAGCAGCTCGGCCTGCAGGCGTTCCAGGTCCACGAGCTGGGCGCGTTCCTGCAGGACACCTGGCATCCGCACGACCGGGTGACGCTGGACCTCGGGCTCCGCTGGGAGGGGACCTGGCATCCCACGATGTTCGTCGAGCCGGAGGACACCTTCTTCGCGCCGTACCTCGACGATCCCCGATTTCCGTCAGACGGCCGGATCCCGGACGACCTCGACAACTTCCAGCCGCGGGTCGGGCTGGCCTGGGACGTCGCCGGCGACGGCCGGACGGTGGTGCGCGCCAACGGCGGCTCGTACGTGGCCCGCATCCCGATGCTGGTCTTCGCCCAGCACCGGTCGACCAACGGGGCCTTCCAGCAGACCCTGTTCCGCAGCAGCGCCGCCGCCGCGGCCCTCGGTCCGGTGCCCGCCATCGACGAGCTGATCGACGCGTCGGCAGCGCCGCCGTTCCTGCCCGACATCCAGGTCGCCGACCGCGACCTGGAGTTGCCGCGCACCTGGTCGTTCAGCACCGGCCTCGACCGCGACCTCGGGCGGGGCGTGGCGGCCAGCGCCGCCTTCGTCCACGCGCGGACCGACGACCTCTTCCGCTTCGTCAACCGCAACGATCCCGTGTTCGGCGCGCCGTTCGGCATCGGCACCCACCCGTCCGGGGGCGGCATCAACGCGCTGACGGTGGCCGAGAGCAGCGCGCGGTCGCGGTACCACGGGTTGACGCTCGGGCTGCGCGGGCGGGGCGCGGTCCGCAACCGGCCGCTCACTTTCGAAACCCACTACACGCTCGCCTTCGACCGCTCGGACGACGACAACGAGCGCGATCCGTTCGTTCTCCGCTACGCCAATGCCGGCAACCTCGTTCCGGAGTACGGCTGGTCGGACCGCGACCGCCGCCACCAGGTGAGCGGCTACCTGCTGGCCACGCTGCCGGGCGAGCTGCAATTGAACAACGTCGTGCGCTACCTGTCGGCATCTCCGGTCTCCGAGCAGTGCGCCAACCGGGGCCTGCGGGCCGCGCAGCCGTCGGACCGCATCTGCGCGGACGGCACCATCCTGACCCGCAACACCCTGCGGCGCGACAACAGCTTCTTCACCTGGGACATCCGTTTCTCGCGACGCTTCACGCTCCGCAACGGAACCGTCATCGAGCCGATCCTGGAGGTGTTCAACCTGACCAACGCCGACAACACCGTCGACACCGCGGTCGGGTCGCTGCTGTTCAACTTCGACGGGACCCTGCGTAGCGGACTGGGCGACACGCGGCGCGGGCAGGTGGGGCTGAGCGTGCGTTTCTGA